From the Synechococcus sp. Nb3U1 genome, the window ACCCTGCCCAATCTTCTGGCGCAAAAGGATCAAACCAAAAGTACTCCGGCACCCGAATGGTTTGTTCGTAGAGCTTCTTTTTATGGGTCTTATCGGATTGGGCGGTGCTCTGAGAAAGCAGCTCAATCACCACATCCGGCCCTTTGCCTTGTTCCCAGATCACCCAACTTTTGCGTTCCCCTTTGGGTACCCCCAGCACCACAAAATAGTCGGGGCCTTTAAAATCTCGAACACGGGATTGTTCCAGGCTGTAGTAAAGGAACATGTTGCCACTGACAAAGCCATCTGATCGTTTTTGCAGCCAAGCTTCGGTGATGGTGATTAGCAGATCCATTTGACATTTGTGCCGCCAGGTTTCCATGGGCACTCCGTCGTCGTAGGGTAGCTCATCTTGGGTGGGGGGTAGCTCTGGCAGATAGGCTTCCTCCAGCAAGGGATTCGGCGAATTAACAACAGGGGTGCTCATGGTGGGTGCTCCTTGAGATCCATTTGGGAGATCCATTTGGGGTTCTTCTAGCCTAGCGATGGCGGATTTACGGGATCAGAATTTGCCGTAGGGCCTCTTTTAGGTGCGGGTATTGAAAGGTAAAGCCCGCCTCTAGGGCTGCTTGAGGAAGGACTCTTTGCCCGGTGAGTACCACCTGAGCGGCTTCTCCCAAGAGTAGTTCTAGGGCGAGTTCGGGGACGGGCAACCA encodes:
- a CDS encoding Uma2 family endonuclease; this encodes MSTPVVNSPNPLLEEAYLPELPPTQDELPYDDGVPMETWRHKCQMDLLITITEAWLQKRSDGFVSGNMFLYYSLEQSRVRDFKGPDYFVVLGVPKGERKSWVIWEQGKGPDVVIELLSQSTAQSDKTHKKKLYEQTIRVPEYFWFDPFAPEDWAGFRLLGSRYEPIEPDGQGRLKSETLGLYLVKWQGSFRGIETTWIRWATESGELLPTEAEEERQSAEQERQRAEQERQRAEQERQRAETAEQRAERLAQKLRELGVDLGTLS